The sequence AATATTTAATCAGTTAAacatgcacaattaatctctctctctctctatacatCTATAAAAAAGGGAGAAAAATATTTCTCATTTAAACAACTATATATAAATAAGAGTAATATtcaatcaaaataataaaatatttaatcagTTAAACACACATAGGGGAAATATTTCGAATTTATAATTCAAAATCTACAATTttgtaaaatcatttatttttcaaatatatataaattttctgttacaaaatatttaatcagtaaatataaaaatattggtTCAAATCATTATTTTTAATCTATAACATTACTTTGAAAAACAAATATAATTCTAAAtaagattaaaatgcattttgttatATCCATATATTCTCCGGTCCAATAAAATCTATacaattattttgaaaaaaaaaaagatgaataatAAATAAGGTTAATGTACGTTTTTTTCTAATAGTCATTCAttctaaattataaaaatatttaccaaaaaacaaacaaacaaaaaaaaaatatatatataattataaatacgGGAACATTTACTTTTCTAATATTCAGTTATTTTcagtaataaaatatttaatcagtaaaaattattatttttttaagtttatgacatttaaaaacaaatataattaTAAACATGTATTCTCAGCTATAACATATTTAATTggtacaaataatttttttaatctatacaATACTTTGAAAaactaatatatttataaataagattaaaatgcattttgttatACCCATATATTCACCATTCTAATAtatagagagacagagagaaaataaatcaaattattttgaaaaaaacgATATATGATGAATTATAAATAAggttactttaattttttttctaacatTCAAAGTTAACAAATATTTAccaatttaaattattaaaaaaaaactcaaatataattataaataaggaaatatttttcaaatattcattcattttcagttaTAAAATTTAATGagttcaaattatttttaaaaagtgtatgacacttataaatttaatattataaacatttactgtcagttataaatattttatttttaaattataaattaatttttaaatctatAACATTACTTtgaaaaaactataaatataaatacgattaaaatgcattttgttacATCCATATATTCTAAAACAAATATAATTCTAAATAAGGGAACATTCTTTTTTCtaatattcattcattttcaaaaacaaaatatttaatcagTTTAAATGagtatatgacataaaaacaaatatgtgaccctggaccacaaaaccagtcataaggttaaatttgacaaaactgagatttatacatcatatgaaagctcaataaataagctttctattgatgttaggataggacaatatttgactgagatacatttatttgaaatcagaaatctgaggatgcaaaaaaaatcaaaaagactgagaaaatcacctttaaagttgtccaaattaggttcttaacaatgcatattacaaatcaaaaattacattttgatatgtttacagtaggaattttacaaaaaatcttcatggaacatgatctttacttaatttcttaatgatttttggcataaaagaaaaatctaaaattttgacacatgcaatgtatttttggctattgctacaaatataccccagcgacttaagactggttttgtggtccagggtcacatataattataaacatttactctgctataaaatatttaattagttgaaatattttttttaaatataaaactacttaaaaaattataaataagattaaaatgcattgttaTATCCACATATTCtccattctgaaaaaaaaaaaaaattatatatatatattaggggtgggcatagattaatttttttaatctagattaatctagattaaatcttggaattaatctagattaatctagattaaaatggctaatttgaattctgctgaaggcattcagaatatgtgtgctacccaaataatgacttaaagtctttgagaatggatcataaagctcataaagctgttctatgataatttgttgatgaaaataaattatgttcaattagatgtagcctacttgtgtttactaactaactaacactgaaattattttttctccctattagattgtgtttttttaacgtcaacagctacccaacccattacatgttacaccgtacttttattttgacaggttgccgtgaagtttctgtgtcatacagtatgatatgatgctagttttctcaaatgaaacggtaaaagtgacactcacagcagtttgggagattgagtttatctgttcatgtgagatgaaaatgccaaaaattaccgggagcgtcacgtgtgtttcagtatgcgtgtagtaaaagctcgtctccgcaatgcatacatacagctaggcaaacggaacatatcggattcatattaaaacggtctttttgcatttcagttttcacatacactatagtccatatcgcgatttgaattaagtgattgaccaacatttgatttatgaatccaaaaaacgacgaatttacgtggcatttcgctatagtagattcgttttttatgaatggaggacgacgcgatcccgtctgtgttttggcggaggagacttaaacgcgcgaccatattctacagtcttcggtatacatccgcgttaaactatcaaggtgaaagtcatcatagcttgcgtagtttagacccagctcccaacccaaatttgagaatagattaacggcgatatttttttttatcgcgcgataagagtttcacgttaacgcagcacgttaacgccgataacggcccaccactaatatatatatatatatttgttttgtttgtttgtttgtttggtttggttttgttttgttttgtttgtttgttttttaattttaaatttctcTAATACTCATTCATTTCTAAATCCTAAAGAAAATTGCAATTGTTCcaatattcattttaaattaagtctatgacatttaaaaacaaataaaatataattagcaTTTCCCCCCCCATGAAAAATTATAAAAGATTTAATTGGatcaaattacttttttaaatctatAACACTACTTTGAAAAactaatataattataaatgagattaaaatgcatttgtaTTATCCATATATTCtaccttctgaaaaaaaaaaaccagttAACTATttctaaaatctaaaaattatatacaaaaaaaaaacatttatttgcaaTTTTTGGATAAGTCATGGAAACAGATAcaatcataaaaatataatttaaaaaaattatagagatAAATAAAACTAGCACCTAAAATTGCTTTTTGCAAGTGCATTTTCTATAAAAATGAAAAGGCACTTGTCTCTTTTAGGGATATGTAATTGACATGAATGATGATTAATCTGCAAACATAAATACCCAGGAAAAAGTAGTCTCTCGGTGAGGCAGTAAAGAGCCGAGCGCTATGTAGAGCCAGTGTGGACAGAAAGAACGCCACCAAACTAAAAAGCACTGCTGCAACGCTGTACTTGGTCCAGAATTTTGTATGTAGAATAACCTAAAACCAACAGacagcaacaaaaaaaaatagtTCATTCAATCATACTTGTAATAAATTTGATTGTAGCATTTGTTGATGCCGTCTACTTACCTCAACAGTGGTGGTGAGCACCACAGATGTTTCAATCGTTACGGCTAAAGTCTGATAATCGAGTGCAGCGTACTGCAATATTCCCATAGGGATGAAGAACATGATGATAGAAGTGTACAACGAGTAGAGAAGTGTGACGGCCAAAACTAAAGGATTGAAAAGCTGCTTCTTCTGTCCAACACAGTAGATCTCCGGCCAGCACAGACAACTCTTGGCGCTCACATCCTAAAATGAAGTTAATGTGAACAGTTAGACTTCCAGATGAACCAATCAGCGGTTAGATTTGCTTTGTATTAAGCTTACCTGTTCAAACATacccatacattgtatgggcAAGGATGTGTACATTGTTGTGTAGAGGCTAATAAACCAGCTTTCATACATAGGCTGGAAAAAAGGGAAAAATACATGTTTTAATCTCAAACGTATCTCTAATGACTGATATTTTTGCAATGCAGTTGGTGGGTTTAAAGTGGATAAAGTGACCTAGTTGCTCTAACCTGAGCGCTGAAGCCATTGTAGAAACTATACCAAATGTGCACCAGAGCAAACGCGGTGGTTTTGTAGAGGAAATAGCGCAGAAGGATGCAGATGCGGTAGTATGACCAGTGGCCGTGTACCAGCAGCAGCCTGCGAAGGAAGCTAAACTGCGCCAGAGCGAAATCTGCATTCTGCACCGCTTGACTGCCCTCCACGCCACAAAGACCAACGCCGATATGCGCCGCTGGTAAAAATACGAGAGTTTGGTTGATACAAATAGAGTcaagtccgaaattattcatacccctggcaaattctgacttaaagttacttttattcaaccagcaagtttttttcaCCGGAAATGAAacaggcttctcctaaaagataataagacgatgtacaagaggcaacattgtgggaaaaaatatttcttagcttttatttacatttgaacaaaaagtggcatgtccaaaattattcataccctttgcaaactggaaaatccaaagttcaatACCATTCCAAAtggtccaagctgttctaaagcatcctaattaccctgattcattgggaacagctgttttaatcaactcaacaggtgaaaaacagaagctctctgctgttggtttgtggacagtcatggctaaaacaaaggagctcactgaggaccggctgcgcattgtggctgctcacaagtcaggaaagggctataaaaccatatctaaatgttttgatgttccaatggctacagtgcaaagtattattaaaaaatacaagacgcctctgtgaaaaatctcagaggacgtggtcggaagccaaaagtgacacctgttctggccaggaggatagtgagagagctaaaaaagaatccaaaggatcaccaccaaggccatcctgatgaatctgggctctgctggtggcaacatctcaaggcagacagtccaacggacactgcacaccgctgggttccacggacgcagaccaaggaggacaccacttctccagataaggcacacaaaagcctgcttggcctttgcaaatgctcatctggacaaagaagaagacttctggtcttctgttttatggtcagatgaaacataaattgaattgtttggccacaatgatgtagccttcatttggcgtaaaaaaggagaagccttccaccctaagaacaccatccccactgtcaaacatggtggtgggaacctatgaaaaaggagcaatacatcaaaattctcaacaacaacatcaggcagtctgcagagaaacttggccttgggcaccagtggacatttcagcacgacaacgacccaaaacacacagcaaaagtggtgaagaaatagttagcagacaaaaacattaaaggttgtatcagtgatttctagcctgaaacataaagtgacaatttcagctgacctttcatcacgatccgctcgctgcctgccccataaattgtctgtgaaaaaaacgcgtctctctggtatGCCAAAAAAACCAAGATAgaccgagatatgccaaaaaaacaatcggcactaccaacctttccacacataaacaaacagtgttccaaccaatcagcgtcaggggtttggtgttgtggactttcgctccgcctccctcacatccctgcaccagtaggaaagtccacaacaccaaacccctgacgctgattggttggaacactgtttgtttatgtgtggaaaggttggtagcaccgattgttttttttgccatatctcggaccctaagctgaccacagagacgtgttttttttttacagtcgatttatggggcaggcagcgagcggatcgtgaagaaaggtcagctgaaattgacactttatgttttaggctagaaatcgctgatacaacctttaacgttttgcagtggcccagccagagtcctgacttaaatccaattgagaatctgtggagggagctaaagatcagggtgatggcaaggagaccctccaacctgaaagagttggatcTCATCGCTAAAgacgaatgggcaaaaataccagtggagacacgcaaaaagctggtcagcaattataggaagcgtatgaataattttggacatgccactttttgttcaaatgtaaataaaagaggagtaataatttttttccacaatgacgcctcttgtacatcgtcttattatcttctgggagacgtatGTGTcgtttctaataaaaaaaaaacttgctggttgaataaaagtaaatttaagtcagaatttgccagggatatgaataatttcgggcttgactgtaaatattaaacaaataatacatttaaatagttgAGTTTCTTACTTTTGATCATGTTGACATCGTTGGCACCATCGCCGATCGCCATTGTAATCGAAGTCGAATGCTTTCTGACCATTTCTACCACTTCTGCTTTTTGCGCCGGTGTCACACGACAGCACAATACAGATTGGCACTGATCGGACAGAGCGACAAACTTTGCTCCCCATTCTGGTGCTCTGGTCAATTCTGCCTGTAacatacagaaaataaataatagtactacatatgtgaccctggaccacaaaaccagtcataagtgtaaatttgtcgaaattgagattcttacgtcatctgaaatctgagtaaataagctttccattgatatattgtttgttaaaataggacaatgtttgtctgagatacaactatttgaaaacctgcaatctgagggtgcgaaaaaatctgaatattgagaaaatcgccttaaaagttgcccaaatgtagttcttagcaatgcatatttactaatcaaaaatcaagtttttataaatttattgtagaaaatttacaaaatatcttcatggaacatgatctttacttaatatgctaatgatttttggcataaaagaaaaatcgataattttgacccatacaatgtatttttggctattgctgcaaatatacccgtgctgcttaagactggttttgtgctccagggtcacatatgtacactaccagtcaaaagtttttgaatagtatgatttttaatgtttcttttgcacaccaagcctgcatttatttgatcccaagtacagcaaaaacagtcaaaaaatgtttttcattttactatttaaagtaactgctttctatttgaatatattttaaaatgcaattaatttctgtgatcaaatctaaattttaagcatcattacttgggtcttcactcttcagtgtcacatgatagttcagaaattattctaatatgctgatttgctgttcaagaaacatttttattattatcaatatttaaaacagttgagtacatttttttcaagattctttgattaatagaaagaccAAACGATCAGCATTTTTCTAatacaaaaagcttttgtaacattatattactataccactcaaaagcttggagtgaatataattttatttatttttttgtcagggGGAAAGAAATGCTAGAAATGAATACCTATATTGAAAAATTCTGCTCAgccattttcaacataataataataataataaaaaattgagcagcaaatcagaatattagaatgctttctgaaggatcatgtgacactaaggactggagtaattatgctaaaattcagaatgaaatcacaggaataaattaaattttaaaatatattcaaatagaaaatggttattttaaatagtaaaaatttcaacattttactgtttttgctgtagtttggatcaaataaatgcaggcttgatgagcagaacatacttctttaaaaaaaaaaaacacaaaaaacctgactggtagtgtatatcattactattattattattattattattataagttaaaataactgttttgtattttaatagatttcaaaatgtaatttatgaattgtgatgcgaagctgaattctcagcatcaaTACacgagtcacatgatccttcagaaatctttctaatttactcatccccatgtcatccaagatgttcatgtctttccttcttcagtcaaaaaagaaatttaggtttttgaggaaaacacttcatgatttttctccatatagtggacttcaatggggatcaatgggttgaaggtaaaaaattgcagtttcaatgcagctttaaatgactctaaacgatcccagccgaggaataagggtcttatctcgTGAAAACaatgccattttctaaaaaaaggaaaaatcactttgtaaacactgggtcggtacttccgtctacttcacgtgtgacctttccaacgtgattacataatgtgttaAGTCGAGTTagtacaagacaagcatttgtggttaaacagGATATAAATTCTtattcttttttagaaaatgaccaattgttttgctagataagacccttatttctcagctgagATCGTGTAGAcacttttgaagctgcattgaaactgtaatttggccttcaacctgttgatccccattgaagttcactatatggagaaaaatcttggaaagGTTTttaaggttttcctcaaaaaccttttttttttttcactgaagaaaaaaaacaggaacatcttggatgatatggaggtgagtaaattatcagatcTAAAAGCATAAACCTTTTGCTTTAGATGCTCACCAGTTCAGGACCCGAAATGACCAGCGCTGCTTTGCTCTTCACGGCTTTCCTGTCTGTGATCCAAACCTCCGGCTCTTTAAACATGCCATGAACATCTGGAGAAGGAGACTCTAGAAGCTGCCTGGAGATGTTGACAACAGTCATGTTGCGTTATATTACACGAGAATGTGTCTCTGTATAACAGGTGTGATGCAAAAAAGTTCTTGCatcaaagttttgatatattttagttATACTtttaagcaataataataataatagtaataataatgttagATTATTAATATGTTAAGGTAGTTAGTTGGTTAATTAATGAACTAATTTGTTAATTtgttgacatttttattattttacagtaatattaattatattatataataatgattataatttataaataataataataataataacaataataataaaacaataacattaacaataataataataataataataataatgcatttatgaTGTTAATATtgatttatattgttattttattagtaataatCATTTGTATATCATTAATATGttagataattaattaatttgtttttattatatgttATTGCCATTTAATAGTAATATTAGTTATaaaggataataataataataaaaaaaaataataatattattattttaataatttataatgttaatacaattttttatatTAGGTAATAATTAGATAATAattaaacattaattaattagataattcattttagtattaatattatattatacttttaaataatcatcatcattatcattttATAACATTAATCTGTATCATTGTTTATATTAGGTAATAATTGGttaataattaaacaattaattagataattattatattactagtcgctttggataaaagcgtctgctaaatgtaaatgtattaagttatactttaaaaaaaaaaaaaaattaatactattaataatatgTTAAGGTAGTTAGTTGGTTAATCAATTAATTTGTTAAtatgttaatttaatttgttgttgtcaatattgttattttaatagtaataacGATTTTTAAATCCATTAATTTAAGGTAGTTATTTAATTagttctgttttaatatgttaattagtTAATAATAtagttttgttattttataataatgacttaagtaaaaatagtaataatcattttaaaaaatatataatattattttattaattaaattattaacaatattaataaacTGTATTACTATTTTATATTAGGTAATTAATTAGATAATATAtagataattaaaattattaatagtgatatttattatattaatgttttattatttttaattgtgttATTTGTCATTTGTTAGTATTATCATaaataattatgtattttatattaatttattatactaatagcaattaattttaatattttaagtattatcTAGTTTTGTGGTCCCAGGTGATATGCCTGTATTTTCTGACCTAAGCTCCTCCCCTTGAATCAGAGTCGTGTCTGGATCCATCAGTTTGCACGCATATCCCACATTCACAGCCGTTTCTATTGGAAAAAAGTAGCAGACAATGAAAATTAGTTTGGCTTCAGGTTTTCAAAACCAATGTATACGTTTGCTGAAACAGCACCTGTTTTGTCTCCCGTCAGCACCCACACCTTCACCCCTGCCCTCCGCAGGGTGGCGATGGTCTCGGGAACACCTTCCTGGAGACGATCCTCGATGGCAGTCACACCCAACAGCTACACAAACACAATTGTTTCATAACAGAAAGCTATGTGCATTAGATAATATGCCTAAAGTTGACTCCAGAGACAATTAGTGTTTCATAACAACTCCCTTTGAGTACCGTTAAGTCTTTTTCCATTTGATCATATATCTCTTCGAGCACAGTCTCCTGGTTACCCGTCGATGTACCCGCCTGACTGAGGGTGCGGCTCCACTCCGTCCACAGGGCTTCAGGAACCGAGCGCACCGCCACACAGAGAGTCCTGAGACAGCTCTGAGCAAACAgctgccaaacacacacacacatacaaagacATAAACAATCATATATGTGAGCTCTAACTATATTAGCGTCCACACAACTTAAAACGCTTAAGCTCTTTATAGTCAAATAGATTTAGATCTGTTTTTCCATCTAAAGTTGTGAATTTAACTGCACAGAATTAGAATATTGCTTAAAACATTTGCGTTTCAGATGTGTTCAAGAGAACAAAATAgtctcttaaagagatagttcacccagaaatgaaaattactccatgatttactcaccctcaatacatcctaggtgtatatgactttcttcttttaagtgaatacaactggagttatattaaaaaaatgtcttggctcttccaagctttataatggcagtgaatgggtgctgagatTTTAAAGcacaaaaagtgcatccatctatcatataAAATGCTCCATATGGCTCCAggggccttctgaagcaaatcgatgcatttgtgtgagaaaaatatccatatttaaaactttataaactgtaatctccagtttccgctaactgtcgtacgcGCGTTTATGGGAGAGCGatgttccagcggatgacgtaggacacAGGAGGTGAGAAGAGATGAACGTGGAATTAATTAgaacaaattagaagtacaaaacgaagatttgtaaagaaaaaggtTGAGGTATTTCGATagaagccaagaggagactggttttcccaTTTCAAATTTTGTATAtgggtatttttcttacacaaacgcattgattcacttcagaaggcctttattaaccccctggagccacgtggagcactttttatgatggatgaatgcactttattggacttcaaaatctcaacaaccattcactgcaattataaagcttggaagagccaggacattttttaatataactctgattgtattggtctgtaagaagaaagtcatatacacaattatggggtaattttaatttttaacaattaaaattcAAGTT is a genomic window of Garra rufa unplaced genomic scaffold, GarRuf1.0 hap1_unplaced_362, whole genome shotgun sequence containing:
- the atp8b3 gene encoding phospholipid-transporting ATPase IC — protein: LPHYQAASPDEEALVCAARELGWVFLSRTRETLTISEMGLTQNYQLLAILDFTSKRRRMSVLVRDPGGQLKLYCKGADIVILERLQRDCPLQESTERALELFAQSCLRTLCVAVRSVPEALWTEWSRTLSQAGTSTGNQETVLEEIYDQMEKDLTLLGVTAIEDRLQEGVPETIATLRRAGVKVWVLTGDKTETAVNVGYACKLMDPDTTLIQGEELRQLLESPSPDVHGMFKEPEVWITDRKAVKSKAALVISGPELAELTRAPEWGAKFVALSDQCQSVLCCRVTPAQKAEVVEMVRKHSTSITMAIGDGANDVNMIKTAHIGVGLCGVEGSQAVQNADFALAQFSFLRRLLLVHGHWSYYRICILLRYFLYKTTAFALVHIWYSFYNGFSAQPMYESWFISLYTTMYTSLPIQCMGMFEQDVSAKSCLCWPEIYCVGQKKQLFNPLVLAVTLLYSLYTSIIMFFIPMGILQYAALDYQTLAVTIETSVVLTTTVEVILHTKFWTKYSVAAVLFSLVAFFLSTLALHSARLFTASPRDYFFL